The Brassica napus cultivar Da-Ae chromosome C1, Da-Ae, whole genome shotgun sequence DNA segment AAACACTGGAAATTACCATGGTCTTGTTGACCCGAGACTGGAGAAAGATTTTGATATTAGCGAAATCAAGAGAATGGTTCTCTGCGCTGATGCTTGTGTCCAACATTCAGCAAAGCACCGACCAAAAATGAGCCAGGTACAATCAGATTGAAAACatggattttgaaaagaaaaaaaaacagaaactttGTGAATTCCTCTGAAACTTGGGAGTCATTTCAGATAGTTCGAGCATTTGACAAGAGCATATCTCTAGATGACCTAATCCAAGGGGTTGCTCTAGGAGACACCACTAGTTACAACTTAGACGGGAGCTCAGATTATACCTCAATGGAGT contains these protein-coding regions:
- the LOC106393853 gene encoding proline-rich receptor-like protein kinase PERK15 — its product is MLQALNTGNYHGLVDPRLEKDFDISEIKRMVLCADACVQHSAKHRPKMSQIVRAFDKSISLDDLIQGVALGDTTSYNLDGSSDYTSMEYKEDVKKFKRLVLESQTFGSSDLTSDNGQSSSGSFCIKSET